From the Lampris incognitus isolate fLamInc1 chromosome 6, fLamInc1.hap2, whole genome shotgun sequence genome, one window contains:
- the LOC130114262 gene encoding ethanolamine kinase 1-like isoform X3, whose protein sequence is MLAFTEGITNQLMGCYVGSLQGPGSVLVRVYGRMTGLYVNRDREVEMFQVFHANGCGPQIYCSFKNGICYEFVRGEVLEDELLWQPSIYRLIAAEMGRIHAIQAECGLPAEPVLWTKMSQLLTLVQNNISDSPAKQSPVLQRDVPGFKGLSAEMESLKRHLSGIGSPVVLCHNDLLTKNIIYSHEEGMVKFIDYEYADYNYQAFDIGNHFNEFAGVNDVNYSLYPSHELQRDWLMAYLESYKRSAGREVTVTEREVTQLYVQVCKFSLASSFFWGLWAILQAHFSSIDFDFQRYATVRLNYYFEKKEEYFSLSLS, encoded by the exons atgctg GCGTTCACAGAAGGTATCACCAACCAGCTGATGGGCTGCTACGTGGGCTCTCTTCAGGGGCCTGGCAGTGTGCTGGTTCGCGTGTATGGAAGGATGACGGGGCTCTATGTCAACCGGGACAGGGAGGTGGAGATGTTCCAGGTGTTTCACGCTAATGGCTGTGGCCCACAGATCTACTGCAGCTTCAAGAATGGCATCTGCTACGAGTTCGTGAGGGGAGAGGTCCTGGAGGATGAACTCCTGTGGCAGCCGTCCATCTACAG ACTGATCGCAGCGGAGATGGGGAGAATCCACGCAATCCAGGCTGAATGCGGTCTGCCTGCTGAACCTGTGCTCTGGACCAAGATGTCTCAGCTGCTCACACTGGTTCAGAACAATATCAGTGACAGCCCAGCAAAGCAAAG TCCTGTTCTTCAGAGAGACGTCCCCGGCTTCAAGGGTCTGTCAGCGGAGATGGAATCACTGAAGAGACACCTCTCTGGGATCGGCTCTCCAGTCGTCCTGTGCCACAATGACCTCCTGACCAAAAACATCATATACAGCCATGAAGAAG GAATGGTGAAATTCATTGACTACGAGTATGCTGATTACAACTACCAGGCATTTGACATTGGTAATCACTTCAATGAATTTGCCG GTGTGAATGACGTTAATTACAGCCTTTACCCAAGCCATGAGCTGCAGAGGGACTGGCTGATGGCCTATCTGGAGAGCTATAAACGCAGCGCAGGACGCGAGGTCACCGTTACAGAGAGGGAAGTTACACAGCTCTACGTTCAGGTCTGCAAGTTTTCACTG GCATCCAGTTTCTTCTGGGGCCTCTGGGCCATCCTGCAGGCACACTTCTCCTCCATAGACTTTGACTTCCAGAG GTACGCTACGGTCCGACTCAACTACTACTTTGAGAAAAAAGAGGAGTATTTCAGTCTGTCGCTGAGTTAG
- the LOC130114262 gene encoding ethanolamine kinase 1-like isoform X1, translating to MESGSIGAGNQLLHLDVHVDEQEPHEGILELLSRLRPQWKTEDIQMKAFTEGITNQLMGCYVGSLQGPGSVLVRVYGRMTGLYVNRDREVEMFQVFHANGCGPQIYCSFKNGICYEFVRGEVLEDELLWQPSIYRLIAAEMGRIHAIQAECGLPAEPVLWTKMSQLLTLVQNNISDSPAKQSPVLQRDVPGFKGLSAEMESLKRHLSGIGSPVVLCHNDLLTKNIIYSHEEGMVKFIDYEYADYNYQAFDIGNHFNEFAGVNDVNYSLYPSHELQRDWLMAYLESYKRSAGREVTVTEREVTQLYVQVCKFSLASSFFWGLWAILQAHFSSIDFDFQRYATVRLNYYFEKKEEYFSLSLS from the exons ATGGAAAGTGGATCTATTGGAGCTGGGAACCAACTTCTCCATCTAGATGTTCATGTCGATGAGCAAGAGCCTCATGAAGGCATCCTGGAGCTGCTTAGTAGACTCCGTCCTCAGTGGAAAACAGAGGACATACAGATGAAG GCGTTCACAGAAGGTATCACCAACCAGCTGATGGGCTGCTACGTGGGCTCTCTTCAGGGGCCTGGCAGTGTGCTGGTTCGCGTGTATGGAAGGATGACGGGGCTCTATGTCAACCGGGACAGGGAGGTGGAGATGTTCCAGGTGTTTCACGCTAATGGCTGTGGCCCACAGATCTACTGCAGCTTCAAGAATGGCATCTGCTACGAGTTCGTGAGGGGAGAGGTCCTGGAGGATGAACTCCTGTGGCAGCCGTCCATCTACAG ACTGATCGCAGCGGAGATGGGGAGAATCCACGCAATCCAGGCTGAATGCGGTCTGCCTGCTGAACCTGTGCTCTGGACCAAGATGTCTCAGCTGCTCACACTGGTTCAGAACAATATCAGTGACAGCCCAGCAAAGCAAAG TCCTGTTCTTCAGAGAGACGTCCCCGGCTTCAAGGGTCTGTCAGCGGAGATGGAATCACTGAAGAGACACCTCTCTGGGATCGGCTCTCCAGTCGTCCTGTGCCACAATGACCTCCTGACCAAAAACATCATATACAGCCATGAAGAAG GAATGGTGAAATTCATTGACTACGAGTATGCTGATTACAACTACCAGGCATTTGACATTGGTAATCACTTCAATGAATTTGCCG GTGTGAATGACGTTAATTACAGCCTTTACCCAAGCCATGAGCTGCAGAGGGACTGGCTGATGGCCTATCTGGAGAGCTATAAACGCAGCGCAGGACGCGAGGTCACCGTTACAGAGAGGGAAGTTACACAGCTCTACGTTCAGGTCTGCAAGTTTTCACTG GCATCCAGTTTCTTCTGGGGCCTCTGGGCCATCCTGCAGGCACACTTCTCCTCCATAGACTTTGACTTCCAGAG GTACGCTACGGTCCGACTCAACTACTACTTTGAGAAAAAAGAGGAGTATTTCAGTCTGTCGCTGAGTTAG
- the LOC130114262 gene encoding ethanolamine kinase 1-like isoform X2, which translates to MESGSIGAGNQLLHLDVHVDEQEPHEGILELLSRLRPQWKTEDIQMKAFTEGITNQLMGCYVGSLQGPGSVLVRVYGRMTGLYVNRDREVEMFQVFHANGCGPQIYCSFKNGICYEFVRGEVLEDELLWQPSIYRLIAAEMGRIHAIQAECGLPAEPVLWTKMSQLLTLVQNNISDSPAKQSPVLQRDVPGFKGLSAEMESLKRHLSGIGSPVVLCHNDLLTKNIIYSHEEGVNDVNYSLYPSHELQRDWLMAYLESYKRSAGREVTVTEREVTQLYVQVCKFSLASSFFWGLWAILQAHFSSIDFDFQRYATVRLNYYFEKKEEYFSLSLS; encoded by the exons ATGGAAAGTGGATCTATTGGAGCTGGGAACCAACTTCTCCATCTAGATGTTCATGTCGATGAGCAAGAGCCTCATGAAGGCATCCTGGAGCTGCTTAGTAGACTCCGTCCTCAGTGGAAAACAGAGGACATACAGATGAAG GCGTTCACAGAAGGTATCACCAACCAGCTGATGGGCTGCTACGTGGGCTCTCTTCAGGGGCCTGGCAGTGTGCTGGTTCGCGTGTATGGAAGGATGACGGGGCTCTATGTCAACCGGGACAGGGAGGTGGAGATGTTCCAGGTGTTTCACGCTAATGGCTGTGGCCCACAGATCTACTGCAGCTTCAAGAATGGCATCTGCTACGAGTTCGTGAGGGGAGAGGTCCTGGAGGATGAACTCCTGTGGCAGCCGTCCATCTACAG ACTGATCGCAGCGGAGATGGGGAGAATCCACGCAATCCAGGCTGAATGCGGTCTGCCTGCTGAACCTGTGCTCTGGACCAAGATGTCTCAGCTGCTCACACTGGTTCAGAACAATATCAGTGACAGCCCAGCAAAGCAAAG TCCTGTTCTTCAGAGAGACGTCCCCGGCTTCAAGGGTCTGTCAGCGGAGATGGAATCACTGAAGAGACACCTCTCTGGGATCGGCTCTCCAGTCGTCCTGTGCCACAATGACCTCCTGACCAAAAACATCATATACAGCCATGAAGAAG GTGTGAATGACGTTAATTACAGCCTTTACCCAAGCCATGAGCTGCAGAGGGACTGGCTGATGGCCTATCTGGAGAGCTATAAACGCAGCGCAGGACGCGAGGTCACCGTTACAGAGAGGGAAGTTACACAGCTCTACGTTCAGGTCTGCAAGTTTTCACTG GCATCCAGTTTCTTCTGGGGCCTCTGGGCCATCCTGCAGGCACACTTCTCCTCCATAGACTTTGACTTCCAGAG GTACGCTACGGTCCGACTCAACTACTACTTTGAGAAAAAAGAGGAGTATTTCAGTCTGTCGCTGAGTTAG